One window from the genome of Penaeus monodon isolate SGIC_2016 chromosome 4, NSTDA_Pmon_1, whole genome shotgun sequence encodes:
- the LOC119572246 gene encoding inactive glutathione S-transferase D3-like produces MHQGLPPDPDKENLLKTSLDYLDTFLETGGVPYLCGEKYTIADISVLASITELDAMDYSYKCYGEVLRWTQRMKENFPFYKECCEEGVEMTRARVKQLELDLKKQLEKERKQSITKK; encoded by the exons ATGCACCAGGGATTACCTCCAGACCCCGACAAGGAGAACCTGTTGAAGACCAGCTTGGACTACCTGGACACCTTCCTGGAGACGGGCGGCGTCCCTTACCTGTGCGGCGAGAAGTATACCATCGCTGACATCTCCGTCTTGGCGTCCATCACTGAGCTGGACGCCATGGACTACTCCTACAAGTGCTACGGCGAAGTCCTCAGGTGGACCCAAAGGATGAAG GAGAACTTCCCGTTCTACAAGGAGTGTTGCGAGGAAGGAGTGGAGATGACGAGAGCAAGAGTCAAGCAACTGGAACTAGACCTCAAGAAACAGCTCGAGAAGGAACGCAAACAGTCCATCACGAAAAAGTAG